The proteins below come from a single Triticum aestivum cultivar Chinese Spring chromosome 5D, IWGSC CS RefSeq v2.1, whole genome shotgun sequence genomic window:
- the LOC123125595 gene encoding uncharacterized protein — protein MIQELLGGTAMEQQQLKCAGNAANHHGSLPMVLQPISSNPSPTSSSTSSRSSTQRSPSAASSPQGQQGQQGPPGPEQAPLRCPRCNSSNTKFCYYNNYNLTQPRHFCKTCRRYWTKGGALRNVPIGGGCRKPRPMPAPVAKAQPSSCKSVLGMGVGGAPSLGLGMGVGGGMSWASAPQTATAQLMALLNSARAGYAGSNMHRLLGLDTMGQLQVLPGSANGGPGMSPSLWPQATHRPAMPPPPMHLDSHLGMGSLGLGQGQSHHNLLSGLELKPPSSSPSPSSLAASYYSDQLNAVVSNGGAGRPHPYDTQASSYPCSTAMCSLPPSASTVSAAQSSHSVGMDQQPPTMSLGSQEMQYWSGGPASMMAWPDLPTLNGAFP, from the coding sequence ATGATCCAAGAACTCCTCGGAGGCACGGCCATGGAGCAGCAGCAGCTCAAGTGCGCCGGCAACGCGGCGAACCACCACGGCTCGCTCCCCATGGTGCTGCAGCCCATCTCCTCCAACCCGTCCCCCacgtcctcctccacctcctcgcgCTCCTCCACGCAGCGGTCGCCGTCGGCCGCGTCGTCGCCGCAGGGGCAGCAAGGGCAGCAGGGGCCGCCGGGGCCGGAGCAGGCGCCGCTGCGCTGCCCCCGGTGCAACTCCTCCAACACCAAGTTCTGCTACTACAACAACTACAACCTCACCCAGCCGCGCCACTTCTGCAAGACGTGCCGACGCTACTGGACCAAGGGCGGCGCGCTCCGCAACGTCCCCATCGGCGGCGGCTGCCGCAAGCCGCGCCCCATGCCGGCGCCCGTCGCCAAGGCGCAGCCCTCCTCCTGCAAGTCCGTGCTCGGCATGGGCGTCGGCGGCGCGCCGTCCCTCGGTCTCGGCATGGGCGTGGGCGGCGGCATGTCCTGGGCCTCCGCGCCGCAGACCGCCACCGCGCAGCTCATGGCGCTGCTCAACAGCGCCAGGGCCGGCTACGCCGGCAGCAACATGCACCGGCTTCTCGGCCTGGACACCATGGGGCAGCTCCAGGTCCTGCCGGGGTCGGCCAACGGCGGGCCGGGCATGTCGCCGTCGCTGTGGCCGCAGGCCACGCACCGGCCGGCCATGCCTCCGCCACCAATGCACCTCGACTCGCACCTCGGCATGGGCTCGCTGGGGCTGGGCCAGGGCCAGAGCCACCACAATCTGCTGTCAGGGCTGGAGCTCAAGCCGCCATCGTCTTCACCGTCGCCATCTTCCCTCGCGGCGAGCTACTACAGCGACCAGCTGAACGCGGTGGTGAGCAACGGCGGCGCAGGGCGCCCGCACCCGTACGACACCCAGGCGTCGTCCTACCCTTGCAGCACCGCGATGTGCTCCCTCCCGCCGTCCGCGTCGACCGTCTCGGCGGCGCAGAGCAGCCACAGCGTGGGGATGGACCAGCAGCCACCCACCATGTCACTCGGCTCGCAGGAGATGCAGTACTGGAGCGGCGGCCCGGCCTCGATGATGGCATGGCCGGACTTGCCCACTCTCAACGGCGCCTTCCCATGA